The following coding sequences lie in one Moritella viscosa genomic window:
- a CDS encoding membrane protein produces the protein MKSFIFFIIIACILALAAAFASSNDQLVDFNYLIALDSFKLSSLLVGAFISGLVVAGVCMGLLLMKLKLSLSKLKRKSKRQVTELERLRTAEIKG, from the coding sequence ATGAAATCATTTATCTTTTTTATTATTATCGCTTGTATACTGGCGCTTGCTGCAGCATTTGCTTCGAGTAACGATCAGTTAGTTGATTTTAATTATCTAATTGCGCTAGATTCATTTAAATTATCTTCTCTGCTTGTTGGTGCATTTATTTCTGGTTTAGTCGTGGCTGGTGTATGTATGGGGCTGTTGTTAATGAAATTAAAATTATCACTGTCGAAATTGAAACGTAAATCAAAGCGTCAAGTTACAGAACTTGAACGATTACGTACTGCTGAAATTAAAGGTTAA
- the ihfB gene encoding integration host factor beta-subunit, with product MTKSELIERLCTANSQLATKDVELSVKAILDQMVDTLATGDRIEIRGFGSFSLHYREPRIGRNPKSGEKVELEGKYVPHFKPGKELRDRVNASL from the coding sequence ATGACAAAATCAGAACTTATCGAACGTCTTTGCACTGCAAATTCGCAGCTGGCGACTAAAGATGTTGAATTATCTGTGAAAGCTATACTTGATCAGATGGTAGATACTTTAGCAACTGGTGATCGAATTGAAATTCGGGGTTTTGGAAGTTTTTCTCTACATTACCGTGAACCTCGAATTGGGCGTAATCCTAAATCAGGTGAAAAGGTTGAATTAGAGGGGAAATATGTTCCTCATTTTAAACCTGGTAAAGAACTTCGAGATCGTGTTAACGCTTCTTTATAG
- the rpsA gene encoding 30S ribosomal protein S1, with the protein MNESFALLFEESLQELAAPGSIIKATVVAIENGYVLVDAGLKSESSIPAEEFKNAAGELEVEVGQEVDVALESIEDGFGETQLSREKAKRHESWIQLEKAYEDQETVIGVINGKVKGGFTVEVNTIRAFLPGSLVDVRPVRDTTHLEGKELEFKVIKLDQKRNNVVVSRRAVIETENSAEREELLANLQEGQEVKGIVKNLTDYGAFVDLGGVDGLLHITDMAWKRVKHPSEIVNVGDEINVKVLKFDRERTRVSLGLKQLGEDPWVAIAKRYPESTKLTGKVTNLTDYGCFVEIEEGVEGLVHVSEMDWTNKNIHPSKVVNVGDSVEVMVLDIDEERRRISLGLKQCIANPWENFSTSRIKGEQVTGKIKSITDFGIFIGLDGGIDGLVHLSDISWDATGEEAVREYKKGDEITAVVLQVDPERERISLGIKQIDEDPFNEYLANNKKNAIVNGTVSSVDAKGATIELAKGVEGYIRVGDISRDRIEDASLVLSVGESLEAKYVGVDRKNRVISLSVKAKDEADEKEAMASVNSQPQESGLSAMAEAFKAAKGE; encoded by the coding sequence ATGAATGAATCTTTCGCTTTACTCTTTGAAGAGTCACTACAAGAACTTGCTGCTCCTGGTAGCATCATCAAAGCAACTGTTGTTGCAATCGAAAACGGTTACGTTTTAGTTGACGCTGGTCTTAAATCAGAATCTTCTATTCCTGCTGAAGAATTCAAGAACGCTGCTGGCGAACTTGAAGTTGAAGTTGGTCAAGAAGTTGATGTAGCACTAGAATCAATTGAAGACGGTTTCGGTGAAACTCAACTTTCTCGTGAAAAAGCTAAACGTCATGAGTCTTGGATTCAGCTTGAAAAAGCATACGAAGATCAAGAAACTGTTATCGGTGTTATCAACGGTAAAGTTAAAGGTGGTTTCACGGTTGAAGTGAACACAATTCGCGCATTCTTACCAGGTTCTTTAGTAGACGTTCGTCCTGTACGTGACACTACTCACCTTGAAGGCAAAGAGTTAGAGTTCAAAGTAATCAAACTTGACCAAAAACGTAACAACGTAGTTGTTTCTCGTCGCGCAGTTATCGAAACTGAAAACAGTGCAGAACGTGAAGAACTTCTTGCTAACCTTCAAGAAGGTCAAGAAGTTAAAGGTATCGTTAAGAACCTTACGGACTATGGCGCATTCGTTGATCTTGGTGGTGTTGATGGTCTTCTACACATTACTGATATGGCTTGGAAACGCGTTAAGCACCCAAGTGAAATCGTTAATGTTGGTGACGAAATCAATGTTAAAGTTCTTAAATTCGATCGTGAACGTACACGTGTATCTCTAGGCCTTAAACAGCTTGGTGAAGATCCATGGGTAGCTATCGCGAAACGTTACCCTGAAAGCACTAAGCTTACGGGTAAAGTTACGAACCTAACTGACTACGGTTGTTTCGTTGAAATCGAAGAAGGCGTTGAAGGTCTAGTTCACGTTTCAGAAATGGATTGGACTAACAAAAATATCCACCCTTCTAAAGTTGTTAACGTTGGCGATTCTGTTGAAGTTATGGTTCTTGATATCGACGAAGAACGTCGTCGTATCTCTCTAGGCCTTAAGCAATGTATTGCTAATCCTTGGGAAAACTTCTCAACTTCACGTATCAAAGGCGAGCAAGTTACTGGTAAGATCAAATCTATTACAGATTTCGGTATCTTCATCGGTCTTGACGGCGGCATCGACGGTCTAGTTCATCTTTCAGACATCTCTTGGGATGCTACTGGTGAAGAAGCAGTTCGCGAGTACAAAAAAGGCGACGAAATCACAGCTGTAGTTCTACAAGTAGACCCAGAGCGTGAACGTATTTCTTTAGGTATCAAGCAAATTGATGAAGACCCGTTCAACGAATACCTAGCGAATAACAAGAAGAATGCTATTGTTAATGGTACAGTTTCTTCTGTTGACGCTAAAGGCGCGACAATTGAACTAGCTAAAGGTGTTGAAGGTTACATCCGTGTTGGCGATATCTCTCGTGACCGTATCGAAGATGCAAGCCTAGTATTATCTGTAGGCGAATCACTTGAAGCTAAATATGTTGGTGTTGATCGTAAAAACCGCGTAATTAGTCTTTCAGTTAAAGCTAAAGATGAAGCTGACGAGAAAGAAGCAATGGCTAGTGTAAACAGCCAACCGCAAGAGTCTGGTCTATCTGCTATGGCAGAAGCATTTAAAGCTGCTAAAGGCGAATAA
- the cmk gene encoding cytidylate kinase: MTVVAPIITVDGPSGSGKGTLCQLLAAKLGWHILDSGAIYRVLALAAMHHNVNLDNEEALTVLAANLDVRFVPTDDGLQVILEGENVSREIRTEEAGFAASRTAVYPAVRAALLQRQRDFRVAPGLIADGRDMGTVVFTDANVKIFLDASAEERAIRRFNQLQDKGFDVNMPALLEEIKKRDHQDRNRLVAPLKPADDALVIDSTSMSIEDVVASVLAFAEGKI; encoded by the coding sequence ATGACAGTAGTAGCACCAATTATTACAGTTGATGGGCCAAGCGGCTCTGGTAAAGGTACTTTATGCCAATTACTTGCGGCTAAGCTAGGTTGGCATATACTAGACAGTGGCGCTATTTATCGTGTATTAGCCCTAGCTGCAATGCACCATAACGTGAATTTAGACAACGAAGAAGCACTCACGGTATTAGCTGCAAACTTAGATGTACGTTTTGTACCAACTGATGATGGCTTGCAAGTGATCCTTGAAGGCGAGAATGTGTCACGTGAAATTCGTACTGAAGAAGCAGGTTTTGCAGCCTCTCGCACCGCTGTATATCCGGCTGTGCGCGCAGCGTTGTTACAACGTCAACGTGACTTCCGTGTTGCGCCTGGCTTAATTGCCGACGGCCGTGATATGGGGACTGTTGTCTTTACTGATGCCAATGTAAAAATATTTTTAGATGCTTCTGCTGAAGAAAGAGCCATTCGCCGGTTTAATCAGTTGCAAGACAAAGGCTTCGATGTTAACATGCCAGCCCTTCTGGAGGAGATCAAGAAGCGTGATCATCAAGATCGCAACCGATTGGTCGCTCCACTAAAGCCTGCAGATGATGCACTTGTTATTGATTCGACATCTATGTCAATCGAAGACGTAGTTGCTAGTGTGTTGGCTTTTGCTGAAGGTAAAATTTAA
- the aroA gene encoding 3-phosphoshikimate 1-carboxyvinyltransferase encodes MEKLTLKPISKVSGTINLPGSKSVSNRALLLAALAEGTTRLTNLLDSDDIRHMLNALTKLGVQYDLSACKTICTVTGLGRAFSVDEKLELFLGNAGTAMRPLCAALCLSEGEFELTGEPRMEERPIGSLVDSLRQAGADVTYLKNEDYPPVRIKGTGLKGGNIKIDGSVSSQFLTAFLMAAPLAENDTTIEILGELVSKPYIEITLHIMQQFGISVSHDNYQTFTIKGKQTYQAAGDFLVEGDASSASYFLAAAAIKGGKIRVTGIGKKSIQGDIQFADVIAAMGGKITWADSYIEAEVGELNAVDMDMNHIPDAAMTIATTALFAKGTTVIRNVYNWRVKETDRLAAMATELRKVGAEVEEGNDYIKITPPAQLIHAAIDTYNDHRMAMCFSLVALSDTPVTINDPGCTSKTFPDYFDQFTGLVQA; translated from the coding sequence ATGGAAAAATTAACATTAAAACCAATTAGTAAAGTATCTGGTACTATTAACTTACCAGGCTCTAAAAGTGTTTCAAACCGAGCATTGCTACTTGCAGCGCTGGCTGAAGGCACAACGCGATTAACAAATTTATTAGACAGTGATGATATTCGTCATATGTTAAACGCACTGACAAAATTAGGTGTGCAGTATGATCTTTCTGCATGTAAAACAATTTGTACAGTAACTGGCTTAGGTCGTGCATTTTCTGTAGATGAAAAACTTGAGTTATTTTTAGGTAACGCAGGTACGGCAATGCGTCCATTATGTGCAGCGTTATGTTTGAGCGAAGGTGAGTTTGAATTGACCGGCGAACCGCGTATGGAAGAGCGTCCAATTGGCAGTTTAGTGGATAGTTTACGTCAAGCTGGCGCAGATGTTACTTATTTGAAAAATGAAGATTATCCACCAGTACGTATTAAAGGTACTGGCTTGAAAGGCGGTAATATTAAGATTGACGGCAGTGTATCTAGTCAGTTCTTGACTGCATTCTTAATGGCTGCTCCATTGGCTGAGAATGATACGACGATTGAGATCCTTGGTGAACTTGTATCTAAACCGTATATCGAGATTACTCTTCACATTATGCAGCAATTTGGTATATCAGTAAGTCATGATAATTATCAGACGTTTACCATTAAAGGTAAGCAAACATACCAAGCCGCTGGTGATTTTTTAGTTGAAGGTGATGCTTCTTCTGCGTCTTATTTCCTTGCAGCAGCGGCAATTAAAGGTGGTAAGATCCGTGTAACGGGTATTGGTAAAAAATCAATCCAAGGTGATATCCAGTTTGCAGATGTGATCGCAGCAATGGGTGGTAAAATCACTTGGGCTGATAGTTATATCGAAGCTGAAGTGGGTGAATTAAATGCTGTTGATATGGATATGAACCATATTCCTGATGCAGCAATGACAATTGCAACAACCGCATTGTTTGCAAAAGGTACAACGGTTATTCGTAATGTATACAATTGGCGCGTGAAAGAAACTGATCGCTTAGCGGCGATGGCGACAGAATTACGTAAAGTGGGTGCAGAAGTAGAAGAGGGTAATGATTACATTAAAATCACACCTCCTGCGCAATTAATTCATGCTGCCATTGATACTTATAACGATCACCGTATGGCTATGTGTTTCTCATTAGTTGCATTAAGTGATACACCTGTAACGATTAATGATCCAGGCTGTACATCAAAAACGTTCCCAGATTATTTCGATCAATTTACAGGCTTAGTTCAAGCTTAA